The proteins below are encoded in one region of Hordeum vulgare subsp. vulgare chromosome 3H, MorexV3_pseudomolecules_assembly, whole genome shotgun sequence:
- the LOC123439402 gene encoding uncharacterized protein At4g14100-like translates to MAWPLLQVLLIAAATTAAASSSGTTPDGPAPWPEQFHAVLFTNLTNVSIASTGPPLRLHDLYYDWPRRRNLNLIRHQLSGDPLYDVEWNNGTTFYFDTATCRTLQVAVGVLPPGWLGGAAYLGRETTGGIDCHVWGKAGFIVYYEDALTRRPVRWNFLDVTGIQQFVMSFEVGVVLEEDDQWQAPAHCFLDDEANEDDDHVAISNGVMDAARLFRNFAGAAAAY, encoded by the exons ATGGCGTGGCCACTGCTCCAGGTCCTGCtcatcgccgccgccaccaccgcggcGGCGTCGTCCTCAGGGACGACGCCTGACGGGCCGGCGCCATGGCCGGAGCAGTTCCACGCGGTGCTGTTCACGAACCTGACCAACGTCTCGATCGCGTCGACGGGCCCGCCGCTCCGGCTGCACGACCTCTACTACGACTGGCCGCGGCGGCGCAACCTGAACCTGATCCGGCACCAGCTGTCGGGCGACCCGCTGTACGACGTGGAGTGGAACAACGGCACCACCTTCTACTTCGACACGGCGACGTGCCGCACGCTGCAGGTCGCCGTCGGCGTGCTCCCCCCGGGGTGGCTCGGCGGCGCCGCCTACCTCGGCCGTGAGACCACCGGCGGGATCGACTGCCACGTCTGGGGCAAGGCAGGGTTCATCGTCTACTACGAGGATGCGCTCACGCGCCGCCCCGTCCGCTGGAACTTTCTTGACG TGACGGGGATACAGCAGTTCGTGATGAGCTTCGAGGTGGGCGTGGTGCTGGAAGAGGACGACCAGTGGCAGGCGCCCGCGCACTGCTTCCTGGACGACGAAGCCAACGAGGATGACGATCATGTCGCTATTTCGAATGGCGTCATGGACGCGGCCAGGCTATTTCGCAACTTTGCTGGAGCTGCCGCCGCCTACTGA